The region ATTCGAACAATTGGAGTCCTCTATCTTCAACAGACTTTAAACAGTTTGGAGGATCAATGTCTCCTGTGTTTCCTGTGAGTGAGGTGATGCTGGAAGAGGCACTGAGACAGATTGCTATGAATCATAATACAACAGATGCTGTGATTGGTCGTCCATACTTTGCGTCGTTCATGATGTGGAATCATGCACTAACGCCTGTAAATGTTGTTGGATATGGACCATACATGCCGAGTACGTTGTACATTATAAGTGCTACCAAATATTAATTGTAATGTAAATATGCAGAAACTAGAATAtaacaacaactttattgatatcaataactttAATAAATTCTTGCAAGTCACTATTATCTGTcattaataatttatagtaattaataataataattaatagttaataatttttggtaattaataatttataataattaataatttacaataattaataatttataatacttaataatttataataattaataatttatagtaattaataatttataataattaataatttatagtaattaataatttataataattaataatttatagaaattaataatttataataattaatttatagtaattaataatttataataattaataatttataataattaataatttacaataattaataatttataatacttaataatttataataattaataatttatagtaattaataatttatagtaattaataatttataataattaataatttataataattgaaaatatataattattaataattaataataattgaaaatatataattattgataaatAATGTGTagttatatacatgtatgacttctgtaaataataatttataataattaataatttataatcattaataatttatagaaattaataatttataataattaataatttataatactTAAtagtttataataattaataatttatagtaattaataatttataataattaataatttatagtaattaataatttatagtaattaataatttataataattaataatttataataattgaaaatatataattattaataatttataataattgaaaatatataattattgataaatAATGTGTagttatatacatgtatgacttctgtaaataataatttataataattaataatttatagtaattaataatttataataattaataatttatagtaattaataatttataataattaataatttatagtaattaataatttgtaataattaacaatttatagtaattaataatttataatagtTAATAATTTATGGTaactaataatttatattaacaaataatttataataattaataatttatagtaataattattattaatgatAATTTCTTTGTAGTTATTTATAATTTCTAATAGTTATTAACAATATGATTTATAATAGTTAgagtaataaataatacttAATAGTTCTTAACCACAATTAATAACAATGacttataataatttataaaaatttataataattaattaattaataatataattaataattatttgcCTAATTAATGATAACTAACATTCATTATGTTAGGCGAATCATGGCATAACTGGTTGCCAGGATACAATTTCACAGCAGCAAGTGAAGCTGTCATGCAGTTGGATCCAACATGGGACGTCTTTATATGCGGAGAGGCATATTCTGCTGTGCAACAATCGTGGACTGAAGGTGCCATTGAGACTGCTGACAAGGTTTTGACTCGTTTTTTCAATCTATCACCCttcataaacaaacagaaatgagGGATCCAAACTCAGTTGTCTGACATAATTTGCATGCAGAGAGCATGCAATCCTTTCTGGCCTTGATCGAGGATGCACATGCAAGTTCATAGATAACATTTATTTTTACACTTAGAaattatgtgcatgtgtatgtgcatgggCTATTTTTAGCGCACACATTGGTTTTTTCAAAATTGTAGTTTTGTACTGTTTCTTAGCATCGAAAGCTTTTGCAGTCGATTTGTTTTTGTACAACTTGTTCTGCATAAATTACATTCTGACTTCAGTCTCACACGCTTGATTATTTTGGAGGCAATTTTCAGAACTCGAAAACACTTGCAGACATTTCAGATCAAACTGTTTAGATGAGGCTCGCGCGGCCTAACCAGACAAAGTTTGGCAACGCGAGGCCAATCTGATCTGAAACAGCCATCTATGTAGAGCTTACTGTACAAATGACTTTTGCTAGTATGTGAAGACTGTAGtctaaaacataaaattattttaaatatttgtttCTTTCACCAAAATACCAGAGCCAaaatactgtactgtatacgTGAAAGATTaatatccgggaatgacgaaagcgCGGCGAGACTACGTAGTCACGAGTTTACGTAGACACGTGCTATGACGTCTGTCCAATCATATGCATTCTTACGTAAAAGCGCGGCAAAAATCACGTTGACATCAACTCTTACTCACAAGCGACCAATCACATTGCGCGACCATTTCACAGCCTATTCATTCAAGCTTCTTTCGTACAGAATGAGCGGCAGCAACGGAAGGTAGACTCTCAAATCAAATAGCGAAACACGGGCAACGCAAAATATCGTCATTTCAGGGACGAGTTGAATGCTGACGTAGTGAATGCGTCCAATTGGGCGTTCAGAGCTTACAAATTTTGCAAGAATTATACGGGAACTCTAAACGCGCGTAGAACAATCTGGCACTGCGAGGCTTTTGTTGTTCAGTATGTCTCTAAGAGGTCGGTTTGAAGGAGCATTAGTAGGCGCTCTAGTCGGCGACGTTTTGGGCGCTCGATTTGAAGTGTTGGATTGGAGTGAGAGAATACCTCTGTTTAAAATTCGAGATTTCACGCGCCGTTTCGGTTTTGAGAGGCGGAGAAAGCACACGAGGACATCAGACACAAGATATACTGATGATACGGCGATGACAAGAGTGTTGGCTCGATCACTGATTGAATGTCGGCGTTTCAACGCAAAACGTACCGCGGAGGGGTGTGTCActgcatgtcacgtgatagaCGTACACGTGGTGAATCACGTGgaaatataatattaaatcTTAAGATATTTTTATTGACATTTGCACGACGGGTGTACGCAAAATATGTTATTATTAGGTATACATtgtaaatatttataattaaaatattgaatatagtaatcaataaaatattaaatatatttattaaattaatttataatttagaTTTTGTAAGGAGTACTTTGAGGAACCGTGGAGAGGCTATGGAGGAAGTGTTGTTAGAATTTTTCGTGTGTGGAAAGATGAAGGAATAGATGACCCGTTTCGTTTGGCGCGAGAACAGTTTGATGGTAAAGGGTCATTTGGCAATGGAGCGGCGATGAGAATAGCGCCAGTTGCATTGTATGGATATTACGATTGGGATATGACAGAAATGgtagacacacatgcacacacacacacacacacgcagacacacacacacacacacacacacacacacacacacacacacacacatgcacacacacacacacacgcagacacagacacagacacatgggcacacacacacacacacacacacacacacacacacacacacatgcagacacacacacacacacacacacacacacacacacacacacacacacacacacacacacacaagtatgtCTCTTGTATaagtctgtgtttgttgtttttgtgtgtttgtttgtttgtttgttgatttgtattttgtttctaACTTATTGTGTATATCAGGCTGCTGATGGAAGTGCAAGGTTGACTCATTCTCATCCAGATGCTGTCAGTGGAGCAGTTTTGCAATGTCGAGCAGTTTGGCAAGCCTTGCAAGCCGACCAACACGTGGCTATGAACACAGATGATTTTATTGCTGAATTGAAGAAGGTCTTACAGCATGAAGAGGCGGCGAAACTGAACACTCTGCATCGTGTTACAAGGTAgaatgtgacacacacacgcacacacacacacacacacacacacacacacatttgatTCGTGTTAGAAGCACAGAGAGTAGCATCATGTAGTCATctccatacacacacacacacacacacacacacacacacacaaacaaacacacacacacacatggacacacacaaacacacacatgcacacacatgcatacacacacacacacacacacacacacacacacacacacacacacacacacacacacacacggtggagtgagtggtcgacacgaccaaattcatttatggctttgcttgtgtctccaaagaccaatgcgTGCCATGCCGTATTGAATGTGAAGTTCCCACTCTTAGAGATCGTCTTTCGTTCCTGcttttttgttggagtgttttcaaacgttggtcttcaaaatgatctagagttttttgcaataagatctccacagaGATCTGTCTGACACATAGCTTTCCCAGTTGgatatatcaatattacaagatttcaaatgggatttcaatgtgtctttAAAGTGCAATTTCTGACCACCTGCTGTTCTAGAACcttccttcagctgaccaTAAAATACTGCCCTTGGGATTCTATCGTCCTTCATTCGAACAAAGGGGCCACACCATCAAAGTTGAGCTTGTAATAGTAGAGCCTCAATTccaggcatgttgcatttcttcagaacCTCGGTATTGGGTATCATGTCTTGCCATTTTATATTTCCAATTTTGCGAAGACATTGCATGTGAAATTGGTTGAGCTGTTTTAATGTGTCTTCTATATAAtgtccaagtctcacaaccataaaGTAAAGTGGTGATCacaactgctttgtaaactttgaCCTTAGTGGCTGTGGTTATGCCATGTTCATTCCAAAGGCGTCTAGTCAGGTTGCCAGAGGCAGCACCAGCTCTACTCAGACGCATTGAAATATCATCATCGACAACAATGTTTTGAGACAGAGTTCTTCCTAAATAAGAAAACTTGTCAACTGATGTCAAAGGagtgtcatacacttttacaACAGGAAGTGTGTAAGAAGACCCAGGTTTTGGTTGGTACAAGACTTCAGACTTCTTGAGACTTACAGTGAGCCCAAAACGTTGTGCAGTGTTTGAAAGACAATCCATGATGAACTCAATATCCCCTATGGTGTGCGCAACAAGGGCACAATCATCTGCAAAGAGCAGGTCACGTATGAGAATGTCACTGACTTAAGTTTTTGCATTGAAGCGACGAGGATTAGGAATGTTCCCATCAGAGCACATTTGAAGGTAAACACCTTTATCGTAATCCCTGAAGGCAACGTGTAACATGACAGAGAAAAAGATGTTAAATAACAAAGGTGCAAGAACGCATGTGACTGCAAAGGACTTGCTTGGAAGAAGCTCCACTGTCAATGACACTAGCTGACATATCGTCATGAAATGATCTTATGATATTGACTAGATTGCACGGACGACCTATTTTATCAAGTAGTCTCCATAAGAGATTTCTGTTGACAGAACCAAAGGCTTTTGTCAGATCTACAAAAATATGTAGAGGTCTTTATGATGTTCACGACAATTTTCTTGAAGTTGTCTAGCAGTAAAGATCATGTCGGTAGTTCCCCGACCTGAATGAAAACCACACTGAGTCTCTGGCAATATATTGTCAGAGACATGTTTGGTTAATCTATTCAAATAATTCGAGTCATGATTTTCCAAGTAGATAGAAACGAAATGCCGCGAGGATTGTCACAAATTGAGCGGTCTTCCTTACGTTTGTGTAAATGGATTATGGTAGCGTCTTTGAAGTTTTTGGGAACCGCTTCATGTTGCCAAATAAGACTGTAGAGTTGGGTTAGCTTCTCTACCAAAATTCTACCACCATGTTTAAATATTTCAGCTGGAAGGCCATCCAATCCACATACTTTTCCAGATGACGTTTGCTGAATTGCATCAGAAACCTCATCTACATGGGGAGACGGCGCTGAATGATCTTCACATGCCAGCTGTGGAATGTCATCTAACACCATATCATCATCGACAGAAGGACGATTTAGTACTAGATTGAAGTGATCAGGCCAACGCTGAAGAATGTCCTCGTGTTTAGTAAGCAGAGTTGAGCCATCATGAGAGAAAATAGGTGTTGTGCTCCTAGACTGTGGACCAAGA is a window of Corticium candelabrum chromosome 20, ooCorCand1.1, whole genome shotgun sequence DNA encoding:
- the LOC134195684 gene encoding ADP-ribosylhydrolase ARH3-like isoform X2; the encoded protein is MSLRGRFEGALVGALVGDVLGARFEVLDWSERIPLFKIRDFTRRFGFERRRKHTRTSDTRYTDDTAMTRVLARSLIECRRFNAKRTAEGFCKEYFEEPWRGYGGSVVRIFRVWKDEGIDDPFRLAREQFDGKGSFGNGAAMRIAPVALYGYYDWDMTEMAADGSARLTHSHPDAVSGAVLQCRAVWQALQADQHVAMNTDDFIAELKKVLQHEEAAKLNTLHRVTSTESSIMQSSPYHSQLLKMQVLLARGTPQLGYDVADALGNGVSAKEAVSTAIYAFLHSVKYQLSFHELMDYAISIGGDTDTIASMAGAIAGAYCGVDVIPRQFRDAAESVDDAVAFASSLYDLATSLSSSTCSL
- the LOC134195684 gene encoding ADP-ribosylhydrolase ARH3-like isoform X1 — encoded protein: MSLRGRFEGALVGALVGDVLGARFEVLDWSERIPLFKIRDFTRRFGFERRRKHTRTSDTRYTDDTAMTRVLARSLIECRRFNAKRTAEGFCKEYFEEPWRGYGGSVVRIFRVWKDEGIDDPFRLAREQFDGKGSFGNGAAMRIAPVALYGYYDWDMTEMAADGSARLTHSHPDAVSGAVLQCRAVWQALQADQHVAMNTDDFIAELKKVLQHEEAAKLNTLHRVTRSTESSIMQSSPYHSQLLKMQVLLARGTPQLGYDVADALGNGVSAKEAVSTAIYAFLHSVKYQLSFHELMDYAISIGGDTDTIASMAGAIAGAYCGVDVIPRQFRDAAESVDDAVAFASSLYDLATSLSSSTCSL